TTCTCTGCTCTACAGCTTTTTGCTGCTGGCCAGTTTCACCCAGATTTTGTGGACGCTGTCGGGGGTGTTGCAAGTCACCGTGCTGGGCGACCAATGGGACGTTCCCGGCCATATGGTGTTCATCTCCTTCGTCTATGCCGGGGCGGGGACCACCGCCGCCTTGCTGATCGGGCGTCCGCTGGTCAAGGCCGCCAACAAGCGCCAGACCAATGAAGCCAATTTCCGCTTCGGTCTGGTCCGGGTGCGCGAGAATTCGGAATCCATCGCCCTGATGCATGGCGAAACCGACGAGCGCCGCCGCCTGCGCAATCTGTTCACCGGGGTGATCACCGCCTGGGACCGCCAGACCTCGGCCCTGGCCCGGGTGTTTCTGTTCTCCAGCGGCTATTCGGTGCTGGCCACCGGCTTTCCCATCCTGATCACGGCGCCGCGCTATATCACCGGCTCCATCACCCTGGGCGAATTGATGCAGATCGCCCAGGCCTTCCAGCAGATGACCGCCGCCCTGTCGTGGCCGGTGGACAATCTGTCCAGGGCAGCGGAATGGAAGGCGTCGGTGGAACGCGTGCTGTCCCTGCAAAACGCCCTGGAAGATCTGGACCAGGATCTGACCTGCATGGAGGATGGGCGTATCTGTCTGTCCAAGACCGATTTGCCCGTGCTGGCCTTCCGCAATCTGTGTATCGCCAATCCTGACGGTACCGTGGTGGTCAGCGGACTCGAGGCCGAGATCGTTCAAGGGGAAAAGGTGCTGATTGCCGGCGATCCCGGCGGCTCGGTCAAGTTGTTCAAGGTGGTCTCCGGGCTATGGCCGTGGGGGGCGGGACGCATCGATCTGCCCGGCGACGGCGCCATCGCCTTCCTGCCGGAACGGCCCTATATCCCCATCGGTTCGCTGCGCGGCGTGCTCAGCTATCCCTCCGACCCTGAAACCTATACGGTCGAGGAATATGGCGCCGTGCTGCGCCGGGTAGGCTTGGGCCATCTGGAGGCAAGGCTGCGCCAGCAAACGGCGTGGGAACAGATTTTGACCGCCGCCGAGCAGCAGGTGATGGGCTTTGCCCGCCTGTTGCTGCGTCGTCCCGACTGGATTTTCCTGGAGCACGCCACCTCGTCGTTGTCGCCCCAGGCGGAAGAGGAAATGATGCATCTGGTGGAGCTGGAACTGCCCCACGCCACCGTCATGACCATCGGGCACAACCCGTCGCTGGATGCCTTCCATCAGCGCAAGCTGACCTTGGAAACCAGCGCCAACGGC
This is a stretch of genomic DNA from Magnetospirillum gryphiswaldense MSR-1 v2. It encodes these proteins:
- a CDS encoding ABC transporter ATP-binding protein/permease: MNAVPPSSPSGGNFFRQFIELSSPYWNSEEKLKVRGMTVLLVVLTVAQVASPILINLWSKQLFNALEQRNLDQFLAMILALAGILSFAMAVTATHMVVKRRIQVGWRQWLTKRLLDNWMSEGRHYQLAYLPGEHDNPDGRIAEDIRLATEAAIDLAHSLLYSFLLLASFTQILWTLSGVLQVTVLGDQWDVPGHMVFISFVYAGAGTTAALLIGRPLVKAANKRQTNEANFRFGLVRVRENSESIALMHGETDERRRLRNLFTGVITAWDRQTSALARVFLFSSGYSVLATGFPILITAPRYITGSITLGELMQIAQAFQQMTAALSWPVDNLSRAAEWKASVERVLSLQNALEDLDQDLTCMEDGRICLSKTDLPVLAFRNLCIANPDGTVVVSGLEAEIVQGEKVLIAGDPGGSVKLFKVVSGLWPWGAGRIDLPGDGAIAFLPERPYIPIGSLRGVLSYPSDPETYTVEEYGAVLRRVGLGHLEARLRQQTAWEQILTAAEQQVMGFARLLLRRPDWIFLEHATSSLSPQAEEEMMHLVELELPHATVMTIGHNPSLDAFHQRKLTLETSANGPAFLRETSLKPEDRRRRMTPLDLRHWLIHPLRRAGEKPRD